In Candidatus Binatia bacterium, the following proteins share a genomic window:
- a CDS encoding MFS transporter — protein sequence METKTRVGPLGESWRAWIALAVGVLAVSGHSMLHYGISPLMKTITEDLSWSRSSYAQAVNFRLLLMMAIIPFAGALADRWGPRAVLTAGAGLVGLGVVSLSRMETLPFFFASNVLIGPGQAFIGSVAGSALVLRLFRKRQGLAIGILNGGDNLITGLVHSLSAFLLLEYGWRGALSSLSIGYFVLAVLIWSVLTKDEGRSTSNPGGGDDASGDSAAADAPPAVTEIPWRDHRLWLLILTYIGIYSFVTSIGFHFPAFRQDMGSRADEAAWLYSFSTVVGGFGSILIGWISERLTARTTLLGVVIALMLSSVILWMPVGEGSLYGWAFFYGIANAGGVALLALTLSEMFGDAAIGKIMGFAMVFCMGATVVGNWFTAAVFDNFGGYIAAWQAYTIVLACAAIPAFFLRRTVETIEP from the coding sequence ATGGAGACAAAAACCCGGGTAGGCCCACTCGGCGAAAGTTGGCGTGCCTGGATAGCCCTGGCCGTCGGCGTACTTGCGGTCAGTGGCCACTCAATGCTGCATTACGGAATCTCTCCGCTGATGAAGACGATTACGGAGGACCTGTCGTGGTCCCGCTCGTCATATGCGCAGGCCGTGAATTTTCGGCTTCTGCTGATGATGGCGATCATCCCCTTTGCGGGGGCACTTGCCGATCGCTGGGGCCCCAGAGCTGTCCTGACGGCAGGTGCCGGGTTGGTAGGTCTCGGGGTCGTTTCTCTCTCGCGAATGGAGACGCTTCCTTTCTTTTTCGCCTCCAACGTCCTCATCGGGCCTGGGCAGGCATTCATAGGTTCGGTTGCAGGCTCGGCGTTGGTGCTTCGCCTGTTCCGGAAACGGCAAGGGCTCGCGATCGGGATTCTGAACGGGGGCGACAATCTCATCACGGGCCTCGTGCACTCCCTTTCGGCCTTTCTGCTCCTGGAATACGGCTGGCGGGGCGCGCTCAGTTCCCTGTCGATTGGCTATTTCGTTCTGGCCGTCCTGATCTGGAGCGTTTTGACCAAAGACGAGGGTCGAAGCACCAGCAATCCGGGCGGCGGAGACGACGCGAGCGGTGATTCGGCCGCCGCCGACGCGCCGCCTGCGGTCACCGAAATCCCATGGCGCGACCATCGTCTCTGGCTTTTGATCCTTACCTACATCGGGATCTACTCGTTCGTGACGTCGATCGGGTTCCATTTTCCGGCTTTCCGCCAAGATATGGGCAGCCGCGCCGACGAAGCCGCCTGGCTCTATAGCTTCAGCACCGTGGTCGGCGGATTCGGTTCGATCCTGATCGGCTGGATCTCGGAGCGCTTGACGGCACGTACCACGCTTCTCGGCGTCGTGATCGCCTTGATGCTTTCGTCGGTCATCCTGTGGATGCCCGTAGGCGAAGGGAGCTTGTATGGATGGGCATTCTTCTACGGCATCGCCAATGCCGGAGGGGTGGCCCTGCTTGCCCTGACCTTGAGCGAAATGTTCGGGGATGCGGCCATCGGCAAGATCATGGGATTCGCGATGGTTTTCTGCATGGGCGCAACGGTTGTCGGCAATTGGTTCACAGCTGCCGTTTTTGATAATTTTGGTGGCTACATTGCCGCCTGGCAGGCTTATACGATCGTTCTTGCCTGTGCTGCCATTCCCGCATTCTTCCTCCGAAGGACCGTCGAGACGATCGAACCCTGA
- a CDS encoding XRE family transcriptional regulator: MSDSLNDALVSEVRAQRRDAMSGPDSPAGRDLGLAVGKNVERIREERNIDLAALARRTGIRPELLRSLETGNAVPSLRAVWNLATGLEVPFGRLLANTMLTAGGDPDFRIQHADRGRVIESSTGSFRSRVLFLEGDPRAPEVYEFTLHPGAAEEAEAHADDTFEHITMLQGTLVIRSAGKSATLHAGDTLFFRADLPHSYHNPEAEDAVAHLVMSYRPS, from the coding sequence ATGAGCGATTCTTTGAACGATGCCCTCGTCAGCGAGGTGCGCGCACAGCGGCGCGATGCGATGAGCGGGCCGGACAGCCCAGCGGGCCGCGATCTCGGCCTCGCTGTGGGCAAGAACGTGGAAAGAATTCGCGAGGAGCGCAATATCGACCTGGCGGCACTCGCCCGGCGGACCGGCATCCGACCCGAGCTTCTACGCTCGCTGGAGACGGGCAATGCGGTCCCAAGTCTCCGAGCGGTATGGAATCTCGCCACCGGACTCGAGGTTCCCTTCGGACGCCTTCTGGCCAACACGATGCTCACGGCAGGGGGCGACCCCGATTTTCGAATCCAGCATGCGGATCGTGGGCGGGTTATCGAATCGTCAACGGGCAGTTTTCGCTCGCGAGTCCTTTTTCTGGAAGGCGACCCCAGGGCGCCCGAGGTTTATGAGTTCACGCTTCATCCGGGTGCTGCCGAAGAGGCCGAAGCGCACGCCGATGACACGTTCGAACATATCACCATGCTGCAGGGGACCCTCGTCATTCGCTCTGCGGGAAAGAGCGCTACTCTCCACGCGGGAGACACGCTTTTCTTTCGCGCAGACCTGCCGCATAGCTACCATAATCCCGAGGCTGAGGACGCGGTTGCCCACCTCGTGATGAGCTACCGACCCTCCTGA